In one window of Burkholderia cenocepacia DNA:
- a CDS encoding sulfate/molybdate ABC transporter ATP-binding protein produces the protein MGITVRNLQKRFGDFTALDNVSLDFPPGELVALLGPSGCGKTTLLRVIAGLEHADAGQVVLQGLDVASVGARDRQVGFVFQHYALFRHMTVFENVAFGLRVKPRRERPSEAAIREKVHELLKLVQLDWLAQRYPSELSGGQRQRIALARALAVEPKVLLLDEPFGALDAKVRKELRGWLRRLHDDLHISTIFVTHDQEEALEVADRIVVLNRGHVEQVGSPQDVYDHPQSAFVYEFLGAANRLPGTVAGRGFVAEGAAAPIEVDADFAGPANAYVRPHDLQLWPAGEGHRDGIAVDVRRVIPLGGSVRVELEARAGGALEAELDRDAWRALSLQVGDGATAVPRAVRVFPAR, from the coding sequence ATGGGTATCACCGTCCGTAACCTTCAGAAGCGCTTCGGCGATTTCACGGCGCTCGACAACGTCTCGCTCGACTTCCCGCCCGGCGAACTGGTCGCGCTGCTCGGGCCGTCCGGCTGCGGCAAGACCACGCTGTTGCGCGTGATCGCGGGCCTCGAGCACGCGGACGCCGGCCAGGTCGTGCTGCAGGGGCTCGACGTCGCGTCGGTCGGCGCGCGCGATCGCCAGGTCGGCTTCGTGTTCCAGCACTACGCGCTGTTCCGCCACATGACGGTGTTCGAGAACGTCGCGTTCGGGCTGCGCGTGAAGCCGCGCCGCGAGCGGCCGTCGGAAGCCGCGATTCGCGAGAAGGTGCACGAACTGCTCAAGCTCGTGCAGCTCGACTGGCTCGCGCAGCGCTATCCGTCCGAGCTGTCGGGCGGCCAGCGCCAGCGCATCGCGCTCGCCCGCGCGCTCGCGGTCGAGCCGAAGGTGCTGTTGCTCGACGAACCGTTCGGCGCGCTCGACGCGAAGGTCCGCAAGGAGCTGCGCGGCTGGCTGCGTCGCCTGCACGACGACCTGCACATCTCGACGATCTTCGTCACGCACGACCAGGAAGAGGCGCTCGAAGTGGCCGATCGCATCGTCGTGCTCAATCGCGGCCACGTCGAGCAGGTCGGCAGCCCGCAGGACGTCTACGATCATCCGCAAAGCGCGTTCGTGTACGAGTTCCTCGGTGCGGCGAACCGGTTGCCGGGTACGGTCGCCGGGCGCGGCTTCGTCGCCGAGGGCGCGGCTGCGCCGATCGAGGTCGACGCCGATTTCGCGGGCCCCGCGAACGCGTACGTCCGGCCGCACGATCTGCAGCTGTGGCCGGCGGGCGAAGGGCATCGCGACGGCATCGCGGTGGACGTGCGGCGCGTGATTCCGCTCGGCGGTTCGGTGCGGGTGGAGCTCGAGGCGCGCGCGGGCGGCGCGCTCGAGGCGGAACTCGATCGCGACGCATGGCGGGCGCTGTCGCTGCAGGTCGGCGACGGCGCAACGGCCGTGCCGCGCGCCGTGCGGGTATTTCCCGCGCGTTGA